A genomic region of Parambassis ranga chromosome 7, fParRan2.1, whole genome shotgun sequence contains the following coding sequences:
- the LOC114438112 gene encoding protein bicaudal D homolog 2-like isoform X1 yields the protein MSREEQGYPDAMLLLEAGPEWLRAEIERLSRELTETTNEKIQAAEYGLAVLEEKQQLKQQYDELEIEYEAVRQEVDQLKEAFGQAYSNHRKVAADGESREESLIQESACKEAYYEQRVLELQTELRQTRNILTNTQSENERLVTISQEMRENSQMVELQRNQLRDDIKEYKFRETRLLQDYTELEEENISLQKQVLVLKQSQVEFEGLKHEIRRLEEDTQFLNSQLEDAIRLKEIAERQLSEALETIKTERELKASLRKELSHYMSIGDTLYHSPLSISLDGLKFSDDAATEPNNDEALHGYENGFAKLANIIAEDNRISTPKKEELFRPAPSLVDDLLSELNISEIQKLKQQLMQMEREKVNLLSTLQDSQKQLEQAHGALSEHQEKVNRLTENLNAIRKLQASKERQSALDNEKERDSHEDGDYYEVDINGPEILECKYKVAVSEAAELKEELKTLKTEHQTCQSRYEEERTRLENDVTTLGQKLATLEKTSQADREEKSKMEKELRKLSDVAGESQGSLSVAQDELVTFSEELATLYNHVCMCNNETPNRVMLDFYKEGKGGRSSPEGRGRRSPILLTKGLFPEPGKTDLSDGTPSPVSSLPSPVSDHRREPMNIYNLVAIIRDQIKHLQLAVDRTTELSRQRVASLELGTVADKDKEACMEEILKLKSLLSTKREQIATLRTVLKANKQTAEVALANLKSKYENEKAMVTETMMKLRNELKALKEDAATFSSLRAMFATRCDEYVTQLDEMQRQLAAAEDEKKTLNSLLRMAIQQKLALTQRLEDLEFDHEQTRGRGGNSGRSKARSKAANSSSSSTSTNPHVSQSLTCSGSGRPEHSNSVPNALLGGPVVFCSEKYKIYCD from the exons gCCTTTGGACAAGCCTACTCCAACCACAGGAAGGTGGCAGCAGATGGGGAGAGCCGTGAAGAGTCTCTGATCCAGGAGTCAGCCTGCAAGGAGGCCTACTATGAGCAGAGGGTCCTGGAGTTGCAGACCGAGCTCCGGCAGACACGTAACATCCTCACCAACACCCAGTCTGAGAATGAACGCCTGGTCACCATCTCCCAGGAGATGAGAGAG AACAGCCAGATGGTGGAGCTCCAGAGGAATCAGCTGCGTGATGACATCAAGGAGTACAAGTTCCGGGAGACTCGTCTGCTGCAGGACTACAccgagctggaggaggagaacatCTCACTGCAGAAACAAGTCTTAGTGCTCAAGCAGAGTCAG GTGGAGTTTGAAGGTTTGAAGCATGAGATCCGTCGTCTAGAAGAGGACACTCAGTTCCTGAACAGCCAACTGGAGGACGCCATCCGCCTAAAAGAGATCGCTGAACGTCAGCTGAGTGAAGCTCTGGAGACCATCAAGACTGAGCGTGAGCTGAAAGCTTCGCTGAGGAAAGAGCTGTCCCATTACATGAGCATTGGAGACACTCTTTatcacag CCCTCTTAGCATTTCTCTGGATGGCCTCAAGTTCAGTGACGATGCTGCCACCGAACCCAACAACGATGAGGCTCTGCATGGATATGAGAATGGCTTCGCCAAACTGGCCAACATCATCGCCGAAGACAACCGCATCTCCACACCCAAGAAGGAAGAGCTCTTCCGTCCTGCGCCCAGCCTCGTTGACGACCTGCTGAGCGAACTTAACATCTCAGAGATCCAGAAGCTCAAACAACAACTGATGCAG ATGGAGCGCGAGAAGGTCAACCTGCTGTCCACCCTCCAGGACTCCCAGAAGCAGCTTGAGCAGGCCCACGGTGCTCTGTCAGAGCATCAGGAGAAGGTCAACCGCCTCACGGAGAACCTCAATGCTATACGCAAGCTCCAAGCCAGCAAGGAGCGGCAGTCGGCCTTGGACAATGAGAAAGAACGCGACAGCCATGAAGATGGAGACTACTATGAGGTGGACATTAATGGACCTGAGATTCTGGAGTGCAAGTATAAG GTTGCTGTGTCTGAGGCAGCAGAGCTTAAGGAAGAACTGAAGACTCTGAAAACAGAACACCAGACCTGTCAGTCACGTTACGAAGAGGAGCGCACCCGTCTGGAAAACGACGTCACAACACTAGGACAGAAACTGGCAACTCTGGAGAAGACCAGTCAGGCAGATAGAGAAGAGAAATCTAAGATGGAGAAAGAGCTGCGGAAG TTGAGCGACGTGGCAGGCGAGTCCCAGGGTAGTCTGAGTGTGGCACAGGATGAGCTGGTCACCTTCAGTGAAGAACTAGCCACCCTCTACAACCATGTCTGCATGTGCAACAATGAGACCCCCAACCGTGTCATGCTCGACTTCTACAAAGAAGGTAAGGGTGGTCGAAGCAGCCCAGAGGGCCGTGGCCGTCGCTCTCCCATCCTGCTCACCAAGGGCCTCTTCCCTGAGCCTGGCAAGACTGACCTCAGCGATGGAACCCCTTCACCAGTCTCCTCTCTGCCTTCCCCTGTGTCTGACCACCGACGCGAGCCCATGAACATCTACAACCTGGTGGCGATCATCAGAGACCAGATCAAGCACCTACAGCTGGCTGTGGACCGCACCACCGAGCTGTCTCGCCAGAGGGTCGCCTCTCTTGAGCTTGGCACTGTGGCTGACAAGGACAAGGAAGCCTGCATGGAGGAGATCCTTAAACTGAAGTCCCTGCTCAGCACCAAGCGGGAACAGATTGCCACCCTGAGGACTGTGCTCAAGGCCAACAAACAG ACAGCTGAAGTCGCTCTGGCCAATCTGAAGAGCAAGTATGAGAATGAAAAGGCCATGGTGACCGAGACCATGATGAAACTGAGGAACGAGCTGAAGGCTCTGAAGGAAGACGCTGCCACCTTTTCCTCTCTCAGAGCTATGTTTGCCACACG ttGTGATGAGTACGTCACCCAGCTGGATGAGATGCAGAGGcagctggctgcagcagaggatGAAAAGAAGACCCTGAACTCGCTGCTGCGGATGGCAATCCAACAGAAGCTGGCCCTTACACAGCGCCTGGAAGACCTTGAGTTCGACCATGAGCAGACCCGCGGGAGGGGAGGCAATAGCGGCCGCTCTAAGGCGCGCAGCAAggctgcaaacagcagcagcagcagcaccagcaccaaTCCCCACGTAAGTCAGAGTCTCACCTGCTCTGGATCCGGCCGACCAGAGCACAGCAATTCAGTGCCCAATGCCCTTCTGGGAGGCCCTGTGGTCTTCTGCAGCGAGAAGTACAAGATCTACTGCGATTGA
- the LOC114438112 gene encoding protein bicaudal D homolog 2-like isoform X3, with the protein MSREEQGYPDAMLLLEAGPEWLRAEIERLSRELTETTNEKIQAAEYGLAVLEEKQQLKQQYDELEIEYEAVRQEVDQLKEAFGQAYSNHRKVAADGESREESLIQESACKEAYYEQRVLELQTELRQTRNILTNTQSENERLVTISQEMRENSQMVELQRNQLRDDIKEYKFRETRLLQDYTELEEENISLQKQVLVLKQSQVEFEGLKHEIRRLEEDTQFLNSQLEDAIRLKEIAERQLSEALETIKTERELKASLRKELSHYMSIGDTLYHSPLSISLDGLKFSDDAATEPNNDEALHGYENGFAKLANIIAEDNRISTPKKEELFRPAPSLVDDLLSELNISEIQKLKQQLMQMEREKVNLLSTLQDSQKQLEQAHGALSEHQEKVNRLTENLNAIRKLQASKERQSALDNEKERDSHEDGDYYEVDINGPEILECKYKVAVSEAAELKEELKTLKTEHQTCQSRYEEERTRLENDVTTLGQKLATLEKTSQADREEKSKMEKELRKLSDVAGESQGSLSVAQDELVTFSEELATLYNHVCMCNNETPNRVMLDFYKEGKGGRSSPEGRGRRSPILLTKGLFPEPGKTDLSDGTPSPVSSLPSPVSDHRREPMNIYNLVAIIRDQIKHLQLAVDRTTELSRQRVASLELGTVADKDKEACMEEILKLKSLLSTKREQIATLRTVLKANKQTAEVALANLKSKYENEKAMVTETMMKLRNELKALKEDAATFSSLRAMFATRCDEYVTQLDEMQRQLAAAEDEKKTLNSLLRMAIQQKLALTQRLEDLEFDHEQTRGRGGNSGRSKARSKAANSSSSSTSTNPH; encoded by the exons gCCTTTGGACAAGCCTACTCCAACCACAGGAAGGTGGCAGCAGATGGGGAGAGCCGTGAAGAGTCTCTGATCCAGGAGTCAGCCTGCAAGGAGGCCTACTATGAGCAGAGGGTCCTGGAGTTGCAGACCGAGCTCCGGCAGACACGTAACATCCTCACCAACACCCAGTCTGAGAATGAACGCCTGGTCACCATCTCCCAGGAGATGAGAGAG AACAGCCAGATGGTGGAGCTCCAGAGGAATCAGCTGCGTGATGACATCAAGGAGTACAAGTTCCGGGAGACTCGTCTGCTGCAGGACTACAccgagctggaggaggagaacatCTCACTGCAGAAACAAGTCTTAGTGCTCAAGCAGAGTCAG GTGGAGTTTGAAGGTTTGAAGCATGAGATCCGTCGTCTAGAAGAGGACACTCAGTTCCTGAACAGCCAACTGGAGGACGCCATCCGCCTAAAAGAGATCGCTGAACGTCAGCTGAGTGAAGCTCTGGAGACCATCAAGACTGAGCGTGAGCTGAAAGCTTCGCTGAGGAAAGAGCTGTCCCATTACATGAGCATTGGAGACACTCTTTatcacag CCCTCTTAGCATTTCTCTGGATGGCCTCAAGTTCAGTGACGATGCTGCCACCGAACCCAACAACGATGAGGCTCTGCATGGATATGAGAATGGCTTCGCCAAACTGGCCAACATCATCGCCGAAGACAACCGCATCTCCACACCCAAGAAGGAAGAGCTCTTCCGTCCTGCGCCCAGCCTCGTTGACGACCTGCTGAGCGAACTTAACATCTCAGAGATCCAGAAGCTCAAACAACAACTGATGCAG ATGGAGCGCGAGAAGGTCAACCTGCTGTCCACCCTCCAGGACTCCCAGAAGCAGCTTGAGCAGGCCCACGGTGCTCTGTCAGAGCATCAGGAGAAGGTCAACCGCCTCACGGAGAACCTCAATGCTATACGCAAGCTCCAAGCCAGCAAGGAGCGGCAGTCGGCCTTGGACAATGAGAAAGAACGCGACAGCCATGAAGATGGAGACTACTATGAGGTGGACATTAATGGACCTGAGATTCTGGAGTGCAAGTATAAG GTTGCTGTGTCTGAGGCAGCAGAGCTTAAGGAAGAACTGAAGACTCTGAAAACAGAACACCAGACCTGTCAGTCACGTTACGAAGAGGAGCGCACCCGTCTGGAAAACGACGTCACAACACTAGGACAGAAACTGGCAACTCTGGAGAAGACCAGTCAGGCAGATAGAGAAGAGAAATCTAAGATGGAGAAAGAGCTGCGGAAG TTGAGCGACGTGGCAGGCGAGTCCCAGGGTAGTCTGAGTGTGGCACAGGATGAGCTGGTCACCTTCAGTGAAGAACTAGCCACCCTCTACAACCATGTCTGCATGTGCAACAATGAGACCCCCAACCGTGTCATGCTCGACTTCTACAAAGAAGGTAAGGGTGGTCGAAGCAGCCCAGAGGGCCGTGGCCGTCGCTCTCCCATCCTGCTCACCAAGGGCCTCTTCCCTGAGCCTGGCAAGACTGACCTCAGCGATGGAACCCCTTCACCAGTCTCCTCTCTGCCTTCCCCTGTGTCTGACCACCGACGCGAGCCCATGAACATCTACAACCTGGTGGCGATCATCAGAGACCAGATCAAGCACCTACAGCTGGCTGTGGACCGCACCACCGAGCTGTCTCGCCAGAGGGTCGCCTCTCTTGAGCTTGGCACTGTGGCTGACAAGGACAAGGAAGCCTGCATGGAGGAGATCCTTAAACTGAAGTCCCTGCTCAGCACCAAGCGGGAACAGATTGCCACCCTGAGGACTGTGCTCAAGGCCAACAAACAG ACAGCTGAAGTCGCTCTGGCCAATCTGAAGAGCAAGTATGAGAATGAAAAGGCCATGGTGACCGAGACCATGATGAAACTGAGGAACGAGCTGAAGGCTCTGAAGGAAGACGCTGCCACCTTTTCCTCTCTCAGAGCTATGTTTGCCACACG ttGTGATGAGTACGTCACCCAGCTGGATGAGATGCAGAGGcagctggctgcagcagaggatGAAAAGAAGACCCTGAACTCGCTGCTGCGGATGGCAATCCAACAGAAGCTGGCCCTTACACAGCGCCTGGAAGACCTTGAGTTCGACCATGAGCAGACCCGCGGGAGGGGAGGCAATAGCGGCCGCTCTAAGGCGCGCAGCAAggctgcaaacagcagcagcagcagcaccagcaccaaTCCCCAC TAA
- the LOC114438112 gene encoding protein bicaudal D homolog 2-like isoform X2 — protein MSREEQGYPDAMLLLEAGPEWLRAEIERLSRELTETTNEKIQAAEYGLAVLEEKQQLKQQYDELEIEYEAVRQEVDQLKEAFGQAYSNHRKVAADGESREESLIQESACKEAYYEQRVLELQTELRQTRNILTNTQSENERLVTISQEMRENSQMVELQRNQLRDDIKEYKFRETRLLQDYTELEEENISLQKQVLVLKQSQVEFEGLKHEIRRLEEDTQFLNSQLEDAIRLKEIAERQLSEALETIKTERELKASLRKELSHYMSIGDTLYHSPLSISLDGLKFSDDAATEPNNDEALHGYENGFAKLANIIAEDNRISTPKKEELFRPAPSLVDDLLSELNISEIQKLKQQLMQMEREKVNLLSTLQDSQKQLEQAHGALSEHQEKVNRLTENLNAIRKLQASKERQSALDNEKERDSHEDGDYYEVDINGPEILECKYKVAVSEAAELKEELKTLKTEHQTCQSRYEEERTRLENDVTTLGQKLATLEKTSQADREEKSKMEKELRKLSDVAGESQGSLSVAQDELVTFSEELATLYNHVCMCNNETPNRVMLDFYKEGKGGRSSPEGRGRRSPILLTKGLFPEPGKTDLSDGTPSPVSSLPSPVSDHRREPMNIYNLVAIIRDQIKHLQLAVDRTTELSRQRVASLELGTVADKDKEACMEEILKLKSLLSTKREQIATLRTVLKANKQTAEVALANLKSKYENEKAMVTETMMKLRNELKALKEDAATFSSLRAMFATRCDEYVTQLDEMQRQLAAAEDEKKTLNSLLRMAIQQKLALTQRLEDLEFDHEQTRGRGGNSGRSKARSKAANSSSSSTSTNPHIVSSLLPQHHHSPFN, from the exons gCCTTTGGACAAGCCTACTCCAACCACAGGAAGGTGGCAGCAGATGGGGAGAGCCGTGAAGAGTCTCTGATCCAGGAGTCAGCCTGCAAGGAGGCCTACTATGAGCAGAGGGTCCTGGAGTTGCAGACCGAGCTCCGGCAGACACGTAACATCCTCACCAACACCCAGTCTGAGAATGAACGCCTGGTCACCATCTCCCAGGAGATGAGAGAG AACAGCCAGATGGTGGAGCTCCAGAGGAATCAGCTGCGTGATGACATCAAGGAGTACAAGTTCCGGGAGACTCGTCTGCTGCAGGACTACAccgagctggaggaggagaacatCTCACTGCAGAAACAAGTCTTAGTGCTCAAGCAGAGTCAG GTGGAGTTTGAAGGTTTGAAGCATGAGATCCGTCGTCTAGAAGAGGACACTCAGTTCCTGAACAGCCAACTGGAGGACGCCATCCGCCTAAAAGAGATCGCTGAACGTCAGCTGAGTGAAGCTCTGGAGACCATCAAGACTGAGCGTGAGCTGAAAGCTTCGCTGAGGAAAGAGCTGTCCCATTACATGAGCATTGGAGACACTCTTTatcacag CCCTCTTAGCATTTCTCTGGATGGCCTCAAGTTCAGTGACGATGCTGCCACCGAACCCAACAACGATGAGGCTCTGCATGGATATGAGAATGGCTTCGCCAAACTGGCCAACATCATCGCCGAAGACAACCGCATCTCCACACCCAAGAAGGAAGAGCTCTTCCGTCCTGCGCCCAGCCTCGTTGACGACCTGCTGAGCGAACTTAACATCTCAGAGATCCAGAAGCTCAAACAACAACTGATGCAG ATGGAGCGCGAGAAGGTCAACCTGCTGTCCACCCTCCAGGACTCCCAGAAGCAGCTTGAGCAGGCCCACGGTGCTCTGTCAGAGCATCAGGAGAAGGTCAACCGCCTCACGGAGAACCTCAATGCTATACGCAAGCTCCAAGCCAGCAAGGAGCGGCAGTCGGCCTTGGACAATGAGAAAGAACGCGACAGCCATGAAGATGGAGACTACTATGAGGTGGACATTAATGGACCTGAGATTCTGGAGTGCAAGTATAAG GTTGCTGTGTCTGAGGCAGCAGAGCTTAAGGAAGAACTGAAGACTCTGAAAACAGAACACCAGACCTGTCAGTCACGTTACGAAGAGGAGCGCACCCGTCTGGAAAACGACGTCACAACACTAGGACAGAAACTGGCAACTCTGGAGAAGACCAGTCAGGCAGATAGAGAAGAGAAATCTAAGATGGAGAAAGAGCTGCGGAAG TTGAGCGACGTGGCAGGCGAGTCCCAGGGTAGTCTGAGTGTGGCACAGGATGAGCTGGTCACCTTCAGTGAAGAACTAGCCACCCTCTACAACCATGTCTGCATGTGCAACAATGAGACCCCCAACCGTGTCATGCTCGACTTCTACAAAGAAGGTAAGGGTGGTCGAAGCAGCCCAGAGGGCCGTGGCCGTCGCTCTCCCATCCTGCTCACCAAGGGCCTCTTCCCTGAGCCTGGCAAGACTGACCTCAGCGATGGAACCCCTTCACCAGTCTCCTCTCTGCCTTCCCCTGTGTCTGACCACCGACGCGAGCCCATGAACATCTACAACCTGGTGGCGATCATCAGAGACCAGATCAAGCACCTACAGCTGGCTGTGGACCGCACCACCGAGCTGTCTCGCCAGAGGGTCGCCTCTCTTGAGCTTGGCACTGTGGCTGACAAGGACAAGGAAGCCTGCATGGAGGAGATCCTTAAACTGAAGTCCCTGCTCAGCACCAAGCGGGAACAGATTGCCACCCTGAGGACTGTGCTCAAGGCCAACAAACAG ACAGCTGAAGTCGCTCTGGCCAATCTGAAGAGCAAGTATGAGAATGAAAAGGCCATGGTGACCGAGACCATGATGAAACTGAGGAACGAGCTGAAGGCTCTGAAGGAAGACGCTGCCACCTTTTCCTCTCTCAGAGCTATGTTTGCCACACG ttGTGATGAGTACGTCACCCAGCTGGATGAGATGCAGAGGcagctggctgcagcagaggatGAAAAGAAGACCCTGAACTCGCTGCTGCGGATGGCAATCCAACAGAAGCTGGCCCTTACACAGCGCCTGGAAGACCTTGAGTTCGACCATGAGCAGACCCGCGGGAGGGGAGGCAATAGCGGCCGCTCTAAGGCGCGCAGCAAggctgcaaacagcagcagcagcagcaccagcaccaaTCCCCAC ATTGTCAGCAGCTTGCTCCCCCAGCATCACCACTCACCCTTTAACTAG